The Pasteurella multocida genome contains a region encoding:
- the rpmF gene encoding 50S ribosomal protein L32 has product MAVQQNKKSRSRRDMRRSHDALTTAAISVDKASGEKHLRHHVTADGYYRGRKVINK; this is encoded by the coding sequence ATGGCTGTTCAACAAAACAAAAAATCTCGTTCACGTCGTGATATGCGTCGTTCACACGATGCCTTAACCACTGCTGCAATATCTGTTGATAAAGCAAGTGGTGAAAAGCATTTACGTCACCATGTAACTGCTGATGGTTACTATCGTGGTCGTAAAGTGATTAACAAATAA
- the yceD gene encoding 23S rRNA accumulation protein YceD has protein sequence MQKVKLPLTVDPVKDAQRRLDYDGYYAINQLTRLNESVSKVLSDAQVRLSFFIDPQKLVVMKGQASVEVELICQRCEKPFVQMIDCTFCYSPVANLDQADVLPEIYEPIEFNAFGEIDLVGAIEDELILSLPIVPMHSSEHCEVSVAEQVFGELPEALAKKPNPFAVLASLKQK, from the coding sequence ATGCAAAAGGTAAAATTACCCCTAACTGTTGACCCAGTAAAAGATGCGCAGCGACGCTTAGATTATGACGGCTATTACGCTATTAATCAGTTGACGCGCCTTAATGAGTCAGTAAGTAAAGTGCTCAGCGATGCACAGGTTAGATTATCGTTTTTTATTGATCCACAAAAATTAGTGGTCATGAAGGGGCAAGCAAGTGTAGAAGTAGAGTTAATCTGCCAACGTTGTGAAAAGCCCTTCGTGCAAATGATTGACTGTACTTTTTGTTACAGTCCAGTGGCTAATTTGGATCAAGCCGATGTATTGCCCGAAATTTATGAACCAATCGAATTTAACGCGTTTGGGGAAATAGATTTAGTTGGTGCGATTGAAGATGAATTAATTTTAAGTCTGCCAATAGTGCCAATGCATTCATCTGAACACTGTGAAGTGTCCGTGGCTGAACAGGTTTTTGGCGAATTGCCCGAAGCGCTGGCAAAAAAACCGAACCCGTTCGCTGTATTAGCTAGTTTAAAGCAAAAGTAA
- a CDS encoding ABC transporter substrate-binding protein — protein MTNTMKKTGLNVALASIFTLFATQTTFAAEVPAGTELAAKQELRWNIGSNPASLDPHKIEGTPEGFTSRQLFETLVISDAEGHIIPGAAIKWEHSPDFKKWTFHLRPDAKWSNGEPVTAEDFVFSFQRLADPNTASPYSSYLKYLKLLNAEDVVAGKKPITELGVKALDAHTLELTLSASVPYADKLTEHYVLAPVNKKLVEQFGDKWTDVKNIVGNGAFTVKNWTINEKLELVPNPHYWDHAKTVLTSVTLYPIESENTDVARYRAGDLDITNHALPVELFSKLKQEYPNEVYTPASLCTYLYEINHKKPPFDDVRVRKALAMALDRDIITEKVTAQGQVPAYSFTPPYINGGEKIEKPDWVALPQAERNKQAVALLKEAGFDKSNPLNFTLLYNTSENHKKIALAASSLWQKNLAGAVKVTLENKEWKTYLDTRHQGNYQVTRAGWCADYNEASTFLNYFLSTSSNNTAFYKSAEFDKLLSETYLAETDAQRAEIYAKLEAQLAKDAALVPVYYYVDPRMVKPYVKGFPINHPGKNFYLKDVYLVK, from the coding sequence ATGACAAACACAATGAAAAAAACAGGACTTAATGTGGCATTAGCAAGTATCTTTACGCTTTTTGCTACACAAACAACCTTCGCAGCAGAAGTACCCGCGGGCACCGAATTAGCCGCCAAACAAGAATTACGTTGGAATATTGGCTCCAACCCTGCTTCATTAGATCCACATAAAATTGAAGGAACACCAGAAGGCTTTACCTCCCGTCAATTATTCGAAACCCTAGTGATCTCTGATGCAGAAGGACATATTATCCCAGGTGCAGCGATCAAATGGGAACATAGCCCAGACTTTAAAAAATGGACATTCCATCTTCGTCCAGACGCAAAATGGTCAAATGGTGAACCTGTCACTGCTGAAGATTTCGTTTTCTCTTTCCAACGTTTAGCCGATCCAAACACGGCATCACCTTATTCTAGCTATCTAAAATACCTCAAATTATTGAATGCAGAAGATGTCGTAGCGGGTAAAAAACCAATTACAGAACTCGGTGTTAAAGCACTTGATGCGCATACGTTAGAACTGACCTTATCGGCAAGCGTGCCTTATGCAGATAAATTAACCGAGCATTATGTCTTAGCACCAGTCAACAAAAAATTAGTTGAACAATTCGGTGACAAATGGACAGATGTAAAAAATATCGTAGGTAATGGCGCATTTACGGTCAAAAATTGGACAATTAATGAAAAATTAGAATTAGTACCAAACCCACATTATTGGGATCATGCGAAAACCGTTTTAACAAGTGTAACACTGTACCCAATTGAATCAGAAAATACTGACGTGGCGCGTTATCGTGCAGGGGATTTAGACATCACCAACCACGCCTTACCAGTCGAGCTGTTTAGTAAACTAAAACAAGAATACCCAAATGAAGTTTATACTCCTGCGTCACTTTGTACTTATTTGTATGAAATTAACCACAAGAAACCACCATTTGATGATGTACGTGTCAGAAAAGCCCTTGCGATGGCACTCGATCGCGACATCATTACAGAAAAAGTGACAGCACAAGGTCAAGTACCGGCGTATAGCTTTACACCGCCATATATTAACGGTGGTGAAAAAATCGAAAAACCAGACTGGGTCGCACTCCCGCAAGCTGAGCGTAATAAACAAGCTGTAGCCTTGTTAAAAGAAGCAGGCTTTGATAAGAGCAATCCATTGAATTTCACATTGCTATACAACACTTCTGAAAACCACAAAAAAATTGCTTTAGCCGCCTCTTCATTGTGGCAAAAAAACCTCGCAGGTGCCGTGAAAGTGACGTTAGAAAACAAAGAGTGGAAAACTTACTTAGATACACGTCATCAAGGTAACTATCAAGTAACACGTGCGGGTTGGTGTGCGGACTATAATGAAGCAAGTACGTTCTTAAATTACTTCTTATCAACCAGTAGTAATAACACGGCCTTCTATAAGAGTGCTGAATTTGACAAACTGCTTTCAGAAACGTACTTAGCTGAAACAGATGCTCAACGCGCAGAGATTTATGCCAAACTCGAAGCGCAACTTGCTAAAGATGCAGCATTGGTTCCAGTCTATTACTATGTTGATCCACGTATGGTGAAACCTTATGTGAAAGGATTCCCAATCAATCATCCTGGTAAGAACTTCTATCTAAAAGATGTTTATTTAGTCAAATAA
- the oppB gene encoding oligopeptide ABC transporter permease OppB, which translates to MFKLILRRLLQAIPTLFILITISFFMMRLAPGSPFTSEKNYPAEVIANIEAKYHLNEPLYKQYLIYLKDLAHGDFGPSFKYKDYTVNQLVSAAFPVSFKLGISAFFVALILGVSAGTIAALKQNKWLDYVIMTFAMTGVVIPSFVVAPLLVLIFSISLKWLPSGGWEGGAFKFMLMPMIALCLSYIASIARITRGSMIEVLHSNFIRTAKAKGLPMRRILLKHALRPAMLPVISYMGPAFVGIITGSMVIESIFGIPGIGQLFVNGALNRDYSLVLSLTILVGALTIAFNAIVDILYAVIDPKIRY; encoded by the coding sequence ATGTTTAAATTAATTCTTCGCCGTCTTTTACAGGCAATTCCAACGCTTTTTATTTTAATTACGATTTCATTTTTCATGATGCGCTTAGCGCCAGGTAGCCCCTTTACCAGTGAAAAAAATTACCCAGCGGAAGTGATCGCCAATATTGAAGCCAAATATCATTTAAATGAGCCACTTTATAAACAATACCTGATCTATTTAAAAGATCTTGCGCATGGTGATTTTGGTCCTTCTTTTAAATACAAAGACTATACCGTCAATCAGCTCGTGTCAGCCGCCTTTCCTGTGTCATTCAAACTCGGCATTTCCGCGTTCTTTGTCGCACTTATCCTTGGCGTCAGCGCAGGTACTATTGCCGCACTGAAACAGAATAAATGGCTTGATTATGTGATCATGACCTTTGCTATGACTGGGGTGGTCATCCCCAGCTTTGTTGTTGCCCCATTGTTAGTTTTAATTTTCTCTATTTCATTAAAATGGTTACCGTCTGGCGGTTGGGAAGGCGGTGCATTTAAATTCATGCTGATGCCCATGATTGCTCTGTGCCTTTCTTATATTGCAAGTATTGCACGTATTACCCGTGGTTCCATGATTGAAGTCCTACATTCCAACTTCATTCGTACAGCTAAAGCAAAAGGCTTACCGATGCGTCGTATCCTACTCAAACACGCTTTACGTCCGGCTATGCTGCCCGTCATTTCTTATATGGGACCCGCTTTCGTGGGGATTATTACTGGCTCCATGGTGATCGAAAGTATTTTTGGTATTCCCGGGATTGGTCAACTGTTTGTGAATGGCGCACTGAATCGTGATTACTCACTTGTCCTAAGCCTCACTATTTTAGTCGGCGCCTTAACCATCGCATTCAATGCGATCGTCGATATTCTTTATGCGGTGATTGATCCCAAAATCCGTTATTAA
- the oppC gene encoding oligopeptide ABC transporter permease OppC: protein MLNNQKDTELLEAVTEKLDTLEGRSLWQDARRRFFHNKAALTSLFVLFCISLFVIFAPMLMPYPYDELDFGAISIPPEWETMHYFGTDASGRDLLVRVAIGGRISLLVGIAGALIAVLVGTLYGATSGYIGGKVDTFMMRFLEILNSFPFMFFVILLVTFFGRNIFLIFVAIGMVSWLDMARIVRGQTLSLKQKEFIEAAIVCGVSSRQIVWRHIVPNVLGVVVVYASLLVPGMILFESFLSFLGLGTQEPLSSWGGLLNDGAKSMEAAPWLLIFPALFLVITLFCFNFIGDGLRDALDPKDR from the coding sequence ATGTTAAACAATCAAAAAGATACTGAATTGCTAGAAGCGGTGACAGAAAAATTAGACACGCTTGAAGGTCGTAGCTTATGGCAAGATGCACGTCGTCGTTTTTTTCACAATAAAGCCGCCTTAACCAGCTTATTTGTGTTATTTTGCATTAGCTTGTTCGTCATTTTTGCGCCAATGCTCATGCCTTACCCTTATGACGAACTTGATTTTGGTGCAATTTCGATTCCACCTGAGTGGGAAACCATGCACTATTTTGGTACAGATGCCTCGGGGCGTGATTTATTAGTACGTGTGGCAATCGGAGGACGTATTTCTCTGTTAGTCGGCATTGCTGGTGCCTTAATTGCAGTCTTAGTCGGAACCTTATATGGTGCTACATCTGGCTATATTGGTGGCAAAGTCGATACCTTTATGATGCGCTTTTTGGAAATTCTTAACTCCTTTCCTTTCATGTTCTTTGTTATCCTTTTAGTCACTTTCTTTGGACGGAACATTTTCTTAATCTTCGTCGCAATTGGCATGGTGTCTTGGCTCGATATGGCAAGGATTGTACGTGGACAAACCTTGAGTTTGAAACAAAAAGAATTTATTGAAGCTGCGATTGTGTGCGGTGTATCTTCACGTCAAATTGTTTGGCGTCATATTGTGCCAAACGTACTTGGTGTCGTAGTCGTTTATGCCTCTTTACTTGTACCAGGCATGATCTTATTTGAATCCTTTTTAAGTTTCTTAGGTCTCGGCACACAGGAGCCTTTAAGTAGCTGGGGCGGTCTTCTCAATGACGGTGCAAAATCCATGGAGGCTGCGCCTTGGCTCTTAATCTTCCCCGCACTCTTTTTAGTCATTACCCTATTTTGTTTTAACTTTATCGGTGACGGGTTACGTGATGCGCTTGACCCGAAAGACCGTTAA